The following are from one region of the Actinopolyspora halophila DSM 43834 genome:
- a CDS encoding nucleoside hydrolase, giving the protein MKRILLDCDPGIDDALAIALAHGSPAVQVTGITTVAGNVGLEHTTPNALALAEFYGMDVPVARGAERPLVRPGSAASNVHGNTGLGDVVLPTAEAEPVSEHAVDHIVNTIAASPGEISLVAVGPLTNIALALRKEPRITEWVREFVIMGGSYTRGNFSPAAEFNIAADPEAAGVVFEAPWRTVMFGLDLTHQARATAAVRQRFTGLGRLQDELLSPCLDFYGSNRQYREHGPAIHDACAVAYVIAPELFTLTEARVDVETSGRFSSGMTVTDFEPETASNADVATTLDQDGFWNLVTDSFERVSSAMG; this is encoded by the coding sequence GTGAAACGAATCCTGCTCGACTGCGACCCCGGAATCGACGACGCGCTGGCGATCGCTCTCGCCCACGGCAGCCCCGCGGTGCAGGTGACGGGCATAACCACCGTGGCAGGCAACGTGGGGCTCGAACACACCACCCCGAACGCCCTGGCGCTGGCCGAGTTCTACGGCATGGACGTCCCGGTGGCTCGCGGAGCGGAACGCCCGCTCGTCCGCCCCGGCAGCGCCGCGTCCAACGTGCACGGCAACACCGGGCTCGGTGACGTCGTCCTCCCGACGGCCGAGGCCGAGCCGGTGTCCGAACACGCGGTGGACCACATCGTGAACACGATCGCGGCCTCCCCCGGCGAGATCAGCCTCGTCGCGGTCGGCCCACTGACCAACATCGCACTGGCGCTGCGCAAGGAACCGCGCATCACCGAGTGGGTGCGGGAGTTCGTGATCATGGGCGGTTCCTACACCCGCGGCAACTTCAGCCCGGCGGCCGAGTTCAACATCGCGGCCGACCCGGAAGCGGCGGGCGTGGTGTTCGAGGCCCCGTGGCGCACGGTCATGTTCGGACTGGACCTGACCCACCAGGCCAGGGCCACGGCCGCGGTGCGGCAGCGTTTCACCGGGCTGGGGCGTCTGCAGGACGAGCTGCTGAGCCCCTGTCTGGACTTCTACGGGAGCAATCGGCAGTACCGCGAGCACGGCCCCGCGATCCACGACGCCTGCGCGGTGGCCTACGTGATCGCCCCCGAGCTGTTCACCCTCACCGAGGCGCGAGTGGACGTGGAGACCTCCGGTCGGTTCAGCTCCGGGATGACCGTGACCGACTTCGAGCCGGAGACCGCGAGCAACGCGGACGTGGCCACCACCCTCGATCAGGACGGGTTCTGGAACCTCGTCACCGACTCGTTCGAGCGGGTCTCGAGCGCGATGGGCTGA